Genomic DNA from Alicyclobacillus fastidiosus:
TCATCCTTCTGGAAGTAATGTGGATTTCTCGTCAGGACAGCCACGTTGTTGTTATTGCTCTTCAATTCAAATGCGCCAGTGCCCATCGGCTTATTCAGTCCAAACGCAGCGTCGCCCACCTGTTGTATCCAGGCCGGATCGATCCCGACAAAAAAGTGCATAGCGAGAATGTTCAGGAAAAAAGGCTCCGGTTTCGTCAAGACGATTTTCAGCGTGTATGGATTCGGGGCAGTGACCCCGCTGATCGTCGTCGACTTCCCATCGTGGTACGCTGTGGAGCCCTGGATGATGGGATCGATTAACGACTCGCCCGGAGACGCAATCTTCTTGTTGAGCATGCGCTCAAACTCGGCGATGTAGCTGTCTGCTGTGAGCGGGTCCCCATTCCAAAAATGAATGCCTTTTCGCAGGTGAAACGTGTACGTTTTGCCATCGGCTGATACGTCCCATGTTTGCGCGGCATCTCCGACGAGGTCGTTGGTCGTTCCTTTGTACGTGACCAGTTGATCGTACATGGATTGGACGAACTCGTCCGACAAGACGTCTTCGGCCACGGCCGGATCGATAGAATGAATGTCCTGGCTCATGTCGAGTTGGAGATCTCCACCCCGAACGGGGTCACTCTGCTGATTCGTCTGAGACTTCGTATCTGTAGTCTGACCAGATGCATTGGAAGTGGACGTGCCGCATCCGGACAGCAAGAAAGCGATCATGCCTACCGTCGTGACAAGCGCACAGCTTTGTCTTCTCCAATTGACCACTCGAATCCCCCCTAGCGATTGGTATCTGTTCTATACGTGTTGTCCAACTTCGGCCATCAGTCGGTACGCCTGTGATTGGCAGCGTGCCACTGTTCAAACTCACCGCGAACCTGCTTCAATGCGAGCGGATTGGCAAACAAATCGTACGCAGTCATCGCCAATGCCTTACACGCCTGATTTAAGGCGACCAAGCCACCCTCCGACGCGGCCGCATCGCGAAATGCCGGCGTGTGATTCGAGACGTCCCCGATGCGGATGTATGGGTGAATCGTCGCCGTAATGCGCCCGACGTTGCCGATGTCGGAAGAGCCCAAGCCGCTTCCAGCCGGCGGATCGCACACCTCGATGCCCATTGCGATGAGATTCTGCTTAAACAACTCGCCAAGTGCCTTATTGTTGTTGCGCTCCGCATAGATGAGACCTTCCTCAATTGCGCAACGGGCGCCCACTGCCTGTGAACAATGTCGCACGGCCTCGTAAACTTTCTGGCGAACGGCCTCAAGTCCTTCCACGGAGGCCGCTCGGAGAATAAACTTCGCCTCACAATATTCGGGAACCACATTTGGCGCAGATCCGCCTTTCGTGATAATCCCGTGGATTCTCACGTCGCTCGTGAAGAATTGTCGTAGGCCATTGATGGTCACGAACGTTTGAATGACTGCGTCCAGCGCACTAATGCCTTCCTCGGGGGCTGACGAGGCATGTGCCTGCCTGCCATAGAATTTGAATGTCACATCGACACACGCCAGCGACCCCCGAGTCACAGTGGTCATGTTGCGCGGATGACACAGCATCGCGGCGTCGATGTCGTCAAACACACCCGCCTCGCACATGATGATCTTTCCGCCACCATCCTCCTCCGCCGGCGTACCGAGCACGACGATTTGCCCAGGCAAATCCGGGTGCGCATCGTGCAAGGCGAGCGCCGCCCCTACCGCCGCGGTACCAATCAGATTGTGTCCACAGGCGTGTCCGATCTCGGGCAGAGCATCGTACTCTGCCAACACTGCAACGACAGGTCCCTCTAACTGATTTCCCCAGGATGCTCGGAAGGCGGTTGGCAGACCGGCGATTCCTCGTTCGACTTGAAAGCCAGCATCGACTAGCGGGGCTACTAACCACTCCACCGCTTGGTGTTCTGCAAAGCTAAGCTCAGGATGGGCGTGTATTTTCAACGCGAGTTCACGGAGTTCGGCGTCCCGGGCGTCTACCGCCTGTTGGATACGCACCTTGGCCAATTGTTGTTGGTTGACGACCACTTCGACACCTCCTGTTTGAATATTTATAAAATAGATCTTAAATGGGGGATTTGTATAAGTACAATTCATCGTTTTTTAGACTTAAGCAAAAATCTATTTATAGCTGAGGCAACTGCGTCCACGCATGTCCAACGCCTTCGTTCGTATTTTGGTACCATCATTAATTCGACAACAAACAGGCTACCTTCAAGGGTAGCCTTAACCTGATCATCACGAGCATGTTGTTTCGACATCAGATGGAGCGATCATCATCAAATTCTAGTGTTCTGAGCAATGCACGTGCAATCATCATGTGACCTGTTAGAGACGGATGAACCCGATCCAGTGCAATAGAAGCTGGGTACACATGCTTTAACGCCGAGTCAAACGCTGCTTGAGTGTCTACAAACAAACAACGGTTGTCCTCTGCTACGCGTCGAACAACATCACCATATTCGTCCATCATCGACCGCATAGCATCCTGGTGATTGGACTCAATATAAAACGGTGATAGCAAGATAAGTCCCTTCACATGAGGCAATGTTCGTTCAACGAGTTCTCGAAGCGTTTCTTCATACTCTTTGATTGTCACGTGGGATTCCCGGATCAGAGGTTGATCAAATTGTCGCCACACATCGTTGATGCCAATCATCACAGATACCCAATCTGGCTCTAGCTCAAGCACGTCTGACTGCCATCGTTCCTGTAGATCGCGAACTGTATTTCCCCCTACACCCATATTCACGACTCGGATTCGATAGTCCGGATATGCACTGGCCAACAATGCGTGAACGACTGACACATATCCGTGCCCAAGTGCATCAAACAATCCTTCGCCAATCGGACGCTTACGCCCGCAATCTGTAATCGAATCTCCAATCATGACAAGTTTCGTTCCAGGTTGAAGCAACACACCAAAGTCCTCCCTACGTGTTCTACTTTGAGTATTGCAGGACCCCGATGGTTAAAGGACCTGTTTGAAATCTCAGAAACCGATTACTTTGAAGTAGGCTTACGTTGCATGCCAACTGCCACCTCTGCAGATACACTATTCATACTATCACTTTTACTTAACATGATATCCGCTCTCTCAGTCATAAAAAATGAGTCCCGGTGTTCAGGGACTCATTTGGATACTAGGCATTAGGTACTGCTGTGAATTCGGTCGATCCGAATGGAGGACAAGTGAATGCCGCTTTGTAGATCG
This window encodes:
- a CDS encoding M20 family metallopeptidase, with the translated sequence MVVNQQQLAKVRIQQAVDARDAELRELALKIHAHPELSFAEHQAVEWLVAPLVDAGFQVERGIAGLPTAFRASWGNQLEGPVVAVLAEYDALPEIGHACGHNLIGTAAVGAALALHDAHPDLPGQIVVLGTPAEEDGGGKIIMCEAGVFDDIDAAMLCHPRNMTTVTRGSLACVDVTFKFYGRQAHASSAPEEGISALDAVIQTFVTINGLRQFFTSDVRIHGIITKGGSAPNVVPEYCEAKFILRAASVEGLEAVRQKVYEAVRHCSQAVGARCAIEEGLIYAERNNNKALGELFKQNLIAMGIEVCDPPAGSGLGSSDIGNVGRITATIHPYIRIGDVSNHTPAFRDAAASEGGLVALNQACKALAMTAYDLFANPLALKQVRGEFEQWHAANHRRTD
- a CDS encoding SGNH/GDSL hydrolase family protein, which encodes MLLQPGTKLVMIGDSITDCGRKRPIGEGLFDALGHGYVSVVHALLASAYPDYRIRVVNMGVGGNTVRDLQERWQSDVLELEPDWVSVMIGINDVWRQFDQPLIRESHVTIKEYEETLRELVERTLPHVKGLILLSPFYIESNHQDAMRSMMDEYGDVVRRVAEDNRCLFVDTQAAFDSALKHVYPASIALDRVHPSLTGHMMIARALLRTLEFDDDRSI